From the genome of Fusarium oxysporum f. sp. lycopersici 4287 chromosome 3, whole genome shotgun sequence, one region includes:
- a CDS encoding L-lactate dehydrogenase yields MNLVSQIAIVGVGQVGGAAAYSIILASFVSELLLVDIDIELRDGQVRDLSDVAYSCNSSTRVRAASHHEAAKADIVVLTAGSKHMIGQTTIDYTSRNMSIVREVVEAMKPFRSDTILLVVSNPVDLLTSLAHEISGLPTSQVLGSGTFLDSVRLRGLVAMRAGIAANSIDIHVLGVHGSPQVVAWSAATVAGVPINTSIPPNILDRVELEDECKHWSQSIIRAKGSTPFGLGSIVSILCASIFLDKRNVRPVSHFQPDFSCYFSLPAVIGKKGVLSTIQMTLDSDEEAHIAKSAKELSETIDWIHRNY; encoded by the exons ATGAATTTGGTTTCTCAGATCGCAATTGTCGGCGTGGGCCAGGTCGGAGGCGCCGCAGCATACTCCATCATACTTGCCTCTTTTGTGAGCGAGTTACTCCTCGTCGACATCGATATCGAATTGAGAGACGGCCAAGTCCGTGACCTTTCCGACGTGGCCTATAGTTGTAACAGCAGCACGCGCGTGCGAGCAGCCTCACACCATGAGGCAGCCAAGGCCGACATTGTGGTCCTCACAGCTGGATCCAAGCACATGATAG GCCAAACAACCATCGACTATACATCCCGGAACATGTCAATTGTTCGGGAAGTAGTCGAGGCAATGAAGCCGTTCAGATCAGACACAATCCTACTTGTGGTGTCAAACCCTGTCGACCTGCTCACGTCCCTCGCTCATGAAATCTCCGGACTTCCGACATCTCAAGTCTTGGGCTCAGGCACGTTCCTAGACTCGGTGCGGCTCCGTGGGCTCGTGGCCATGCGGGCTGGA ATTGCGGCTAATTCGATAGACATCCACGTGTTGGGCGTACACGGAAGCCCCCAGGTTGTAGCATGGTCAGCGGCAACAGTTGCTGGCGTCCCCATTAACACATCGATCCCCCCCAACATTCTTGACCGTGTCGAGCTTGAGGATGAATGCAAGCATTGGTCGCAGAGCATAATCAGAGCTAAGGGTTCGACTCCCTTTGGGCTTGGCTCTATTGTGTCTATTTTGTGTGCCTCTATCTTCTTGGACAAGCGCAATGTTCGTCCCGTCAGCCATTTCCAACCTGACTTTAGTTGCTATTTCAGCTTGCCCGCTGTCATCGGGAAGAAGGGAGTTTTGAGTACTATTCAGATGACGTTGGACAGTGACGAGGAGGCACATATAGCTAAGTCAGCGAAGGAACTGAGCGAAACTATTGACTGGATCCATCGGAATTATTAA
- a CDS encoding V-type proton ATPase subunit A — protein sequence MPPMSQKDTFFRSADMSLVQLYISHEIDREVVIALGELGLCEFRDVSLHAYAISMKTTYVSSQLNNDVSSFRRPFTQEVRRLHNVERQLRYFHGQIIKAGIRFRIFDLDNKTPAQPSTPEIDQLVERSEKLERRISALSDSYEALKERERNFTEWRCVLREAGSVLDHTSANLEQIRASTHNNDTPLSSGIQQYRTASHVERGISSMRVDFVGGVISRDRAAAFERILWRTLRGNLYMEQSEIPDPITDSTNEVIGKNVFLILTRGNEIMAKVRKIAEAMGAKVYKIDESSDLRRNQLHIVNSRLEDVQSVLQNTQATLEEELNQISQFLSVWMVLIAKEKAVYATLNLFACDPGHWARIAECWCPTNNLHFIRTTLQDVACRAGVPVPSTVSKIRTNERPPTYLKTNKFTEGFQTIVNAYGTATYQEVNPALSVIVTFPFLFAVMFGDFGHALILVFAALAMIHWETPLKKVTFELFAIIFFGRYITLVMAVFSLFTGLIYNEAFSRSMPIFDSAWTFRKPESWPEKRVISGTLNDHGYHYPFGLDWAWHGTENELLFSNSYKMKMSIILGWAHMTYSLCFSYLNASHLKKPIDIWGNFIPRMIFFQVFVGYIVFCIVYKWSVDWLGTGAQPPSLLNMLIKMVLQPGTVDERLYAGQEYVQVILLLISFAQIPILLFLKPFFLWWNHNYRRCQAYRGIGETSRVSVLDSGDENEALVSRHGDSVGDDGESVMASTQDIDEDHDEFKLGEVMIQQIIHTVEFCLNCVSHTASYLRLWALSLAHRQLSVVLWNMTLGHALSMEGALGVIMVVVSFCVWFCLTIAILVCMEGTSAMLHSLRLVWVESFSKFAEFGGWPFAPFSFNDLLKESEELKDYVQ from the exons ATGCCACCCATGTCACAAAAGGATACCTTCTTCCGCTCGGCGGATATGAGCCTGGTTCAGCTGTACATCTCTCACGAAATCGATCGGGAGGTTGTGATTGCGCTGGGTGAGCTTGGATTGTGCGAGTTTCGCGACGTAAGCCTACATGCTTATGCCATCTCCATGAAGACTACTTATGTGTCATCTCAGCTCAACAACGATGTAAGCTCCTTTCGCCGACCTTTTACGCAAGAGGTCCGACGCCTTCATAACGTCGAACGACAGCTAC GATACTTCCATGGACAGATAATAAAGGCCGGAATCAGGTTTCGGATATTTGACCTTGACAACAAGACTCCTGCGCAACCCTCGACCCCGGAGATTGATCAACTCGTAGAGCGGAGCGAGAAGCTTGAGCGTCGCATTTCCGCACTGAGTGACAGCTACGAGGCACTCAAAGAACGTGAGCGAAACTTCACTGAATGGAGGTGCGTGCTGAGGGAGGCTGGTAGCGTTCTTGATCACACTTCCGCCAACCTCGAGCAGATTCGAGCCTCAACACACAACAATGACACGCCATTGTCCTCCGGCATTCAGCAGTATCGAACTGCATCTCATGTCGAGAGGGGGATTTCCAGTATGAGAGTTGACTTCGTCGGTGGCGTCATCTCCAGGGACCGTGCTGCTGCCTTTGAGCGTATCCTTTGGCGAACTCTCCGTGGCAACCTGTACATGGAACAGTCTGAGATTCCGGATCCAATAACTGATTCGACCAACGAGGTCATTGGGAAGAATGTGtttctcatcctcactcGTGGCAATGAAATTATGGCAAAGGTCCGCAAGATCGCTGAAGCCATGGGAGCTAAAGTATACAAAATCGATGAGAGCAGCGACCTTCGACGCAACCAGCTTCACATAGTAAATAGCCGTCTCGAAGACGTCCAGAGTGTTCTTCAAAATACCCAGGCTACTCTTGAGGAAGAGCTCAACCAAATTTCACAGTTTCTGTCTGTATGGATGGTGCTCATCGCAAAGGAGAAGGCTGTATATGCCACACTCAACCTTTTCGCTTGTGACCCTGGCCACTGGGCCCGCATTGCTGAGTGCTGGTGTCCGACGAATAATTTGCACTTCATTAGGACTACTCTCCAGGACGTCGCCTGCCGAGCGGGCGTCCCCGTCCCGTCCACCGTCAGCAAAATTCGAACCAACGAGAGGCCACCTACTTATCTGAAAACTAATAAATTTACGGAAGGCTTCCAAACCATTGTTAATGCGTATGGCACGGCCACCTATCAGGAAGTTAATCCTGCACTATCTGTCATTGTCACTTTCCCTTTCCTTTTCGCTGTAATGTTTGGTGATTTTGGGCACGCTCTTATCTTGGTCTTTGCTGCGTTAGCCATGATCCATTGGGAGACGCCGCTAAAGAAGGTCACGTTCGAACTGTTCGCTATAATATTCTTTGGCCGATACATTACACTAGTAATGGCCGTTTTCTCTTTGTTCACTGGTCTCATCTACAACGAAGCCTTTTCCAGGTCCATGCCCATCTTTGACAGCGCTTGGACGTTTAGAAAACCGGAGAGCTGGCCAGAAAAGAGGGTTATTTCTGGTACATTAAATGATCACGGCTACCACTATCCGTTCGGCCTAGATTGGGCATGGCATGGGACAGAAAACGAGCTTCTCTTCAGTAACAGCtacaagatgaagatgagtaTCATCCTTGGTTGGGCTCACATGACGTACTCGCTTTGTTTCTCCTACCTCAACGCGAGCCATCTCAAGAAGCCCATTGATATTTGGGGTAACTTCATTCCTAGAATGATATTTTTCCAGGTTTTCGTCGGTTACATCGTATTTTGTATCGTCTATAAGTGGTCCGTGGACTGGCTCGGTACTGGTGCACAGCCTCCTAGCCTTCTAAACATGTTGATTAAAATGGTCCTGCAGCCTGGAACTGTTGATGAGCGTTTATATGCTGGTCAAGAGTATGTCCAGGTTATTCTGCTGTTAATAAGTTTTGCCCAGATCCCAATTCTCCTTTTCCTCAAGCCCTTCTTTCTGTGGTGGAATCACAATTATCGTCGCTGTCAGGCTTACCGTGGCATCGGTGAAACCTCTCGTGTCAGCGTCCTCGACAGTGGTGATGAGAACGAGGCTTTGGTTAGTCGACACGGTGATAgcgttggtgatgatggtgaaaGTGTTATGGCAAGCACTCAGGACAttgatgaagatcatgacGAGTTTAAGTTGGGTGAGGTCATGATTCAACAAATCATCCACACTGTTG AGTTTTGCTTAAACTGCGTCTCCCATACTGCTTCGTACTTACGTCTTTGGGCCTTATCGCTGGCCCACCGACAACTGAGCGTGGTTCTTTGGAACATGACTCTAGGTCATGCTCTGAGCATGGAAGGCGCCCTTGGTGTCATTATGGTTGTTGTCAGCTTCTGCGTGTGGTTCTGCCTCA ctattgCCATTTTGGTGTGCATGGAGGGTACCAGTGCCATGTTGCACTCGCTAAGATTGGTTTGGGTTGAGTCCTTCTCCAAGTTCGCAGAGTTTGGGGGGTGGCCATTCGCGCCATTCTCATTCAACGACCTGTTAAAAGAGTCGGAAGAGTTGAAAGACTACGTGcaatga